The following is a genomic window from Geobacillus subterraneus.
CGCGGCAGAAGCTGTTGATCTTCGTTTCGCTCAATCCATTCAAATACAGAGCGGCCGAGCAGTTCTTCCGGTTCATAGCCGAGCAGGTAGCGGCAGGCAGGCGAAACGTACACGAGCGTTCCGTCTGCGGAGATTGTTGCGATGATGTCCGAACAGTTTTCCGCGATAAATCGGTATTGTTCTTCCCGCTGCTGGAGCTCGCATTCGATCATTTTTTGTTCACTGATGTCGGAAAACAAGGCGACATAGTTGGCAATCTGCCCAGACTCATCTTTCACAGCGTCAATATGAAGCCGTTGCGGATAAACCGTCCCATCTTTTTTTCGATTCCAAGTTTCCCCTTGCCATTGCCCCGTCCGCAGCAACGACTCCCACAATTGTGCGTAAAACAACTCCCCGTGTCTCCCTGACCGCCATAAGCGCGGCGTTTTTCCAAGCACCTCGTCTTTAGAGTAGCCGGTGATCGTTGTAAATGCCTGATTGACAAAAAGAATTCGGCTGTCGGCATCGGTCACCATCATCCCTTGGCTTGTATGTTCGACGATTTGCCTGTACCACTCGTATAAATGTTTCTGGTTTAACGGCATATTCACCATTTCCCCCATCGCATCTTACCGTTCCTTCTCTGTAAAAATTAACATTTTTTATTTTATTTTCTAGACTATTTCTCAAAATGTCAATCCTTTTTCCTAGGATAAAAGACGCTCTTATTTTGATTTTAGGGAAAAGTTATATTCGTCATGATTCAGTCATAACTTTTTGGCTGTATTGTGAAATGATGAACAAATCCATTTCATCGAGTAAAAAAAAGATTAAGATAAAAGTGTAAAGAACAATTGTAAAAATGAAAGGGGAGGAACAAAATGGTTGTCAAATGGTTGCGCGAACATGTCACAGCGTCGGCGTTGATGGTGGTGTTAAGGTTGTATTTAGGGTATGAATGGATGATGGCGGGGTGGGGAAAAATCACGCAAGGGTTTGACGCCACCGGATTTTTAAAAGGAGCGTTGGCGAAAGCCGCTGGCGAACACCCGGCCGTGCAAAGCTGGTGGGCGGGCTTTATCGAAAGCGTAGCGCTGCCGAATGTCGGATTGTTCAACTTCCTTGTGCCATGGGGGGAATTTCTCGTCGGGATCGCGCTCATTCTCGGATTGTTTACGACTTTTGCCGCACTTATGGGAGCTGTCATGAACTTCGCTTTCATGTTCTCGGGCACGACGAGCACGAACCCGCAAATGGTGCTGCTCACCGTCTTCATCCTCGTCGCCGGAGCCAATGCGGGACGATACGGTTTGGACCGGTGGGTGTTGCCATATCTCCGTCACTGGTGGACGGATAAAACGCATCGTCCACACCGACCGGCGGCAACGCATCAATGACCGCCATCAAGCCGCGTGCGCTGCTTCAGGCTTCCTCCTTTTCCGAACGGCCGCTCCTTCTCCAACGTGGAAGGGGGCGGCCGTTTGCCGCGTCGGAGAAAATAGTTTGGCTGTTCGAGAAAGGAAATTGACGAATGACGGCGAAATGATATGCATATAGATGAAGCAGGAGACGTGAACAAGTGTTTGAAAGCGTTTTCTAAAAAGGGACATACTAACCGTTCAGTATTTTTAATAAGGGATGGTGAAACGGATGAACAAAACACGTCCGTATTGGCCGAGCGGATTGCCGAAGAAGCTCCGCTATGTGCTCGGCGAACAGCCGCTCTATCATTATTTGCGCCATCGCGGCGAACGCGAGGAAAACGAGCCGGCGTACATCTTCTACAACAAGGTGGTCACTTGGGGAACATTGCTGGATCACGTCCGCCGTTTTGCCCGCTATTTGCAGGAAAAAGGGGTGAGGAAAGGGAGCTATGTCGCCTTGTACATGCAAAACTGTCCGCAATACATCATCGCCCACTTCGCCATCCAGCAGTTAGGCGGCGTCGTCGTCCCGCTCAACCCGATGTACCGGGAATCGGAGCTCGCCTATTTTTTCGCTGAAGTGCCGCTTGTCGGCATCATCGCTGGGGAAGA
Proteins encoded in this region:
- a CDS encoding DoxX family protein translates to MVVKWLREHVTASALMVVLRLYLGYEWMMAGWGKITQGFDATGFLKGALAKAAGEHPAVQSWWAGFIESVALPNVGLFNFLVPWGEFLVGIALILGLFTTFAALMGAVMNFAFMFSGTTSTNPQMVLLTVFILVAGANAGRYGLDRWVLPYLRHWWTDKTHRPHRPAATHQ